A single region of the Eulemur rufifrons isolate Redbay chromosome 8, OSU_ERuf_1, whole genome shotgun sequence genome encodes:
- the RPRD2 gene encoding regulation of nuclear pre-mRNA domain-containing protein 2 isoform X2, whose amino-acid sequence MAAGGGGGSSKASSSSASSAGALESSLDRKFQSVTNTMESIQGLSSWCIENKKHHSTIVYHWMKWLRRSAYPHRLNLFYLANDVIQNCKRKNAIIFRESFADVLPEAAALVKDPSVSKSIERIFKIWEDRNVYPEEMIVALREALSTTFKTQKQLKENLNKQPNKQWKKSQTSTNPKAALKSKIVAEFRSQALIEELLLYKRSEDQIELKEKQLSTMRVDVCSTETLKCLKDKTGGKKFSKEFEEASSKLEEFVNGLDKQVKNGPSLTEALENAGIFYEAQYKEVKVVANAYKTFANRVNNLKKKLDQLKSTLPDPEESPVPSPSMDAPSPTGSESPFQGMGGEESQSPTMESEKSATPEPVTDNRDVEDMELSDVDDDGSKIIVEDRKEKPVEKSAVSTTSVPTKPTESISKASPCTPAPVTMTTTPPVPKPANTSILSPSPALALPNLANVDLAKISSILSSLTSVMKNTGLSSLLQSVTGNPVPASEAASQSTSASPANTTVSTIKGRNLPSNTQSFIPKSFNYSPNSSTSEVSSTSASKASIGQSPGLPSTTFKLPSNSLGFTGTHNTSPAAPPTEVAMCQSSEISKPKLESESTSPSLEMKIHNFLKGNPGFSGLNLNIPILSSLGSSAPSENHPSDFQRGPTSTSIDNIDGTPVRDERSGTPTQDEMMDKPTSSSVDTMSLLSKIISPGSSTPSSTRSPPPGRDETYPRELSNSVSTYRPFGLGSESPYKQPSDGMERPSSLMDSSQEKFFPDTSFQEDEDYRDFEYSGPPPSAMMNLEKKPAKSILKSSKLSDTTEYQPILSSYSHRAQEFGVKSAFPPSVRAILDSSENCDRLSSSPGLFGAFNIRGNEPGSDRSPSPSKNDSFFAPDSNHNSLSQSTTGHLSLPQKQYPDSPHPVPHRSLFSPQNTLAAPTGHPPTSGVEKVLASTISTTSTIEFKNMLKNASRKPSDDKHFGQAPSKGTSSDGVSLSNLTQPSLTATDQQQQEEHYRIETRVSSSCLDLPDSTEEKGAPIETLGYHNASNRRMSGEPIQTVESIRVPGKGNRGHGREASRVGWFDLSTSGSSFDNGPSSASELASLGGGSSGGLTGFKTAPYKERAPQFQESVGSFRSNSFNSTFEHHLPPSPLEHGTPFQREPVGPSSAPPAPPKDHGGIFSRDAPTHLPSVDLSNPFTKEAALAHAAPPPPPGEHSGVPFPTPPPPPPPGEHSSSGGSGVPFSTPPPPPPPVDHSGVVPFPTPALAEHGVAGAVAVFPKDHSSLLQGTLAEHFGVLPGPRDHGGPTQRDLNGPGLSRVRESLSLPSHSLEHLGPAHGGGGGGGSNSSSGPPLGPSHRDTISRSGMILRSPRPDFRPREPFLGRDPFHSLKRPRPPFVRGPPFFAPKRPFFPPRY is encoded by the exons ggATCCATCTGTCTCTAAGTCTATAGAACGAATCTTTAAAATCTGGGAAGACAGAAATGTATACCCAGAAGAAATGATTGTGGCATTGAGAGAAGCTTTGA GTACCACTTTCAAAACTCAGAAGCAGCTGAAAGAAAATCTGAACAAACAACCGAATAAGCAGTGGAAGAAATCACAAA CATCCACAAATCCAAAAGCCGCTCTCAAGTCTAAGATAGTTGCTGAATTTCGA TCGCAGGCCCTAATTGAAGAGCTGCTGCTATACAAGCGCTCAGAAGATCAGATAGAATTGAAGGAAAAACAGTTGTCAACTATGAGGGTAGATGTGTGCAGCACAGAAACTCTCAAATGCTTAAAAG ACAAAACAGGTGGGAAGAAGTTTTCCAAAGAATTTGAGGAGGCAAGCTCCAAGCTGGAGGAATTTGTGAATGGATTAGATAAGCAGGTGAAAAATGGGCCTTCACTAACAGAAGCACTGGAAAATGCTGGAATTTTCTATGAAGCACaatacaaagaagtaaaagtgGTGGCCAAT gcaTACAAAACCTTTGCTAACCGAgttaacaatttaaagaaaaagttggaTCAATTGAAATCAACCCTTCCTGATCCTGAAGAATCACCAGTCCCTTCCCCAAGCATGGATGCTCCCTCCCCAACTGGTTCTGAGTCTCCTTTTCAGGGAATGGGAGGTGAGGAATCCCAGTCACCAACCATGGAGAGTGAGAAATCTGCCACACCTGAACCTGTCACAGATAATCGTGATGTGGAAGACATGGAACTCTCAGATGTAGATGATGATGGGTCAAAAATCATTG TGGAGGACAGGAAGGAAAAACCTGTAGAGAAGTCAGCTGTATCTACCACTTCTGTACCTACAAAGCCAACAGAAAGTATCTCCAAGGCCTCTCCGTGTACCCCAGCGCCTGTGACCATGACAACAACCCCACCGGTTCCAAAGCCTGCAAATACTTCTATTCTATCCCCTTCCCCAGCATTGGCTTTGCCAAACCTGGCTAATGTAGATCTGGCTAAGATCAGTTCCATCCTTAGCAGCCTGACATCAGTCATGAAAAATACTG GCCTGTCATCTTTACTTCAGAGTGTTACTGGGAACCCAGTTCCAGCCAGCGAAGCTGCATCACAGAGCACTTCAGCCTCCCCTGCCAACACCACAGTCTCTACCATAAAGGGAAGAAATCTGCCCTCTAATACCCAGTCTTTTATTCCCAAAAGCTTCAACTATTCTCCTAATTCATCAACCTCTGAAGTCTCTTCAACTTCAGCCAGCAAAGCCTCAATTGGGCAAAGCCCAGGGCTCCCAAGCACTACTTTTAAACTACCGTCCAACTCTCTAGGGTTTACAGGTACCCACAATACCAGCCCTGCTGCCCCACCTACTGAAGTTGCCATGTGCCAATCTTCAGAGATCTCCAAGCCAAAGCTGGAGTCAGAGTCCACCTCCCCAAGCCTGGAAATGAAGATCCACAACTTTTTAAAAGGTAATCCTGGTTTCAGTGGCTTAAACTTAAACATCCCAATCCTGAGCAGTTTGGGGTCCAGTGCCCCATCAGAGAATCATCCCTCAGACTTCCAGCGTGGCCCTACTAGCACCTCAATCGACAACATTGATGGAACCCCTGTACGGGATGAACGGAGTGGGACGCCCACCCAGGATGAGATGATGGACAAGCCCACATCCAGCAGCGTAGATACTATGTCCCTGCTTTCTAAGATCATTAGCCCTGGTTCCTCAACACCCAGCAGTACGAGATCACCACCCCCTGGGAGAGATGAAACCTACCCCCGGGAGCTCTCCAATTCTGTATCTACATATCGACCCTTTGGCCTGGGCAGTGAATCTCCCTATAAGCAGCCTTCTGATGGAATGGAGAGACCATCTTCCCTGATGGACTCTTCACAGGAAAAGTTCTTTCCAGACACTTCTTTCCAAGAAGATGAAGATTACCGAGATTTTGAGTATTCAGGGCCTCCACCCTCTGCCATGATGAACCTAGAGAAGAAACCAGCCAAATCTATCCTGAAATCAAGCAAGCTTTCTGATACCACCGAATACCAGCCAATCCTGTCCAGTTATAGCCACAGAGCCCAAGAATTTGGGGTAAAGTCTGCTTTCCCTCCATCTGTAAGGGCCATCCTGGACTCTAGTGAGAACTGTGACCGTCTCTCTTCTTCCCCTGGGCTATTTGGTGCCTTCAACATAAGAGGGAATGAACCTGGGTCTGACCGGTCACCATCACCGAGTAAGAATGATTCATTTTTCGCCCCTGACTCCAACCACAATAGCTTGTCTCAATCCACCACTGGGCATCTCAGTTTGCCACAGAAGCAGTACCCAGACTCCCCTCACCCGGTCCCACATCGTTCCCTTTTCTCTCCGCAGAATACCCTTGCCGCTCCCACGGGTCACCCACCCACTTCAGGCGTGGAGAAAGTCCTGGCCTCCACCATATCCACCACGTCGACGATTGAATTTAAGAATATGCTTAAAAACGCCTCACGCAAGCCCTCAGATGATAAGCATTTTGGCCAGGCCCCCAGCAAGGGCACTTCAAGTGATGGTGTCAGTCTCTCAAACCTTACCCAGCCCAGCTTGACCGCCACTGATCAGCAGCAACAAGAAGAGCACTACCGCATAGAAACCCGTGTTTCCTCCTCCTGCTTAGACTTGCCTGATAGCACAGAAGAAAAGGGGGCCCCCATAGAAACCTTGGGTTATCACAATGCATCCAATAGGAGGATGTCAGGGGAGCCAATACAGACCGTAGAGTCCATCCGAGTTCCTGGGAAGGGAAATAGAGGACATGGGCGTGAGGCTTCAAGGGTGGGTTGGTTTGATCTGAGTACATCAGGCAGCTCTTTTGACAATGGCCCCTCAAGTGCCTCTGAGTTGGCATCCCTTGGGGGTGGGAGCAGCGGAGGCCTCACTGGCTTTAAAACAGCACCGTACAAGGAACGGGCACCCCAATTTCAGGAGAGTGTCGGCAGCTTTCGTTCCAACAGTTTCAACTCAACATTTGAGCATCATCTCCCCCCGTCCCCCTTGGAACATGGGACACCCTTCCAGAGAGAGCCAGTGGGGCCATCAtctgccccacctgcccctcctaaGGATCATGGTGGTATCTTCTCTCGAGATGCACCTACTCATCTACCCTCTGTGGATCTTTCGAACCCCTTCACAAAGGAGGCAGCCCTGGCCCAtgctgccccaccccctcctcctggaGAGCACAGCGGAGTTCctttccctaccccaccccctcctccaccccctgggGAGCATAGCAGCAGTGGTGGGAGTGGTGTCCCCTTTTCTACTCCACCCCCTCCACCACCTCCTGTTGACCATTCTGGAGTTGTACCCTTCCCAACCCCAGCACTGGCAGAGCATGGAGTGGCAGGGGCTGTGGCAGTATTTCCCAAGGACCATAGTTCCCTTCTTCAAGGGACCCTGGCTGAGCATTTCGGGGTGCTTCCAGGACCCAGGGACCATGGGGGCCCCACCCAACGGGACCTGAACGGCCCTGGCCTTAGCCGTGTACGAGAGAGCCTGAGCCTACCCTCCCATTCTCTGGAGCACCTGGGCCCAGCCCATGGAGgcggaggtgggggaggcagcaacagcagcagcggCCCCCCCTTGGGTCCCTCACACAGAGACACCATCAGCCGGAGTGGTATGATTTTACGGAGTCCCCGGCCAGACTTTCGGCCTAGGGAACCTTTTCTCGGCAGAGACCCGTTTCACAGTTTAAAGAGACCCAGGCCACCTTTTGTTAGGGGCCCTCCGTTCTTTGCACCAAAACGCCCATTCTTCCCTCCCAGGTACTGA
- the RPRD2 gene encoding regulation of nuclear pre-mRNA domain-containing protein 2 isoform X4, whose amino-acid sequence MAAGGGGGSSKASSSSASSAGALESSLDRKFQSVTNTMESIQGLSSWCIENKKHHSTIVYHWMKWLRRSAYPHRLNLFYLANDVIQNCKRKNAIIFRESFADVLPEAAALVKDPSVSKSIERIFKIWEDRNVYPEEMIVALREALSTTFKTQKQLKENLNKQPNKQWKKSQTSTNPKAALKSKIVAEFRSQALIEELLLYKRSEDQIELKEKQLSTMRVDVCSTETLKCLKDKTGGKKFSKEFEEASSKLEEFVNGLDKQVKNGPSLTEALENAGIFYEAQYKEVKVVANAYKTFANRVNNLKKKLDQLKSTLPDPEESPVPSPSMDAPSPTGSESPFQGMGGEESQSPTMESEKSATPEPVTDNRDVEDMELSDVDDDGSKIIVEDRKEKPVEKSAVSTTSVPTKPTESISKASPCTPAPVTMTTTPPVPKPANTSILSPSPALALPNLANVDLAKISSILSSLTSVMKNTGVSPASRPSPGTPTSPSNLTSGLKTPAPTTTASHNPLANILSKVEITPESILSALSKTQTQSAPALQGLSSLLQSVTGNPVPASEAASQSTSASPANTTVSTIKGRNLPSNTQSFIPKSFNYSPNSSTSEVSSTSASKASIGQSPGLPSTTFKLPSNSLGFTGTHNTSPAAPPTEVAMCQSSEISKPKLESESTSPSLEMKIHNFLKGNPGFSGLNLNIPILSSLGSSAPSENHPSDFQRGPTSTSIDNIDGTPVRDERSGTPTQDEMMDKPTSSSVDTMSLLSKIISPGSSTPSSTRSPPPGRDETYPRELSNSVSTYRPFGLGSESPYKQPSDGMERPSSLMDSSQEKFFPDTSFQEDEDYRDFEYSGPPPSAMMNLEKKPAKSILKSSKLSDTTEYQPILSSYSHRAQEFGVKSAFPPSVRAILDSSENCDRLSSSPGLFGAFNIRGNEPGSDRSPSPSKNDSFFAPDSNHNSLSQSTTGHLSLPQKQYPDSPHPVPHRSLFSPQNTLAAPTGHPPTSGVEKVLASTISTTSTIEFKNMLKNASRKPSDDKHFGQAPSKGTSSDGVSLSNLTQPSLTATDQQQQEEHYRIETRVSSSCLDLPDSTEEKGAPIETLGYHNASNRRMSGEPIQTVESIRVPGKGNRGHGREASRVGWFDLSTSGSSFDNGPSSASELASLGGGSSGGLTGFKTAPYKERAPQFQESVGSFRSNSFNSTFEHHLPPSPLEHGTPFQREPVGPSSAPPAPPKDHGGIFSRDAPTHLPSVDLSNPFTKEAALAHAAPPPPPGEHSGVPFPTPPPPPPPGEHSSSGGSGVPFSTPPPPPPPVDHSGVVPFPTPALAEHGVAGAVAVFPKDHSSLLQGTLAEHFGVLPGPRDHGGPTQRDLNGPGLSRVRESLSLPSHSLEHLGPAHGGGGGGGSNSSSGPPLGPSHRDTISRSGMILRSPRPDFRPREPFLGRDPFHSLKRPRPPFVRGPPFFAPKRPFFPPRY is encoded by the exons ggATCCATCTGTCTCTAAGTCTATAGAACGAATCTTTAAAATCTGGGAAGACAGAAATGTATACCCAGAAGAAATGATTGTGGCATTGAGAGAAGCTTTGA GTACCACTTTCAAAACTCAGAAGCAGCTGAAAGAAAATCTGAACAAACAACCGAATAAGCAGTGGAAGAAATCACAAA CATCCACAAATCCAAAAGCCGCTCTCAAGTCTAAGATAGTTGCTGAATTTCGA TCGCAGGCCCTAATTGAAGAGCTGCTGCTATACAAGCGCTCAGAAGATCAGATAGAATTGAAGGAAAAACAGTTGTCAACTATGAGGGTAGATGTGTGCAGCACAGAAACTCTCAAATGCTTAAAAG ACAAAACAGGTGGGAAGAAGTTTTCCAAAGAATTTGAGGAGGCAAGCTCCAAGCTGGAGGAATTTGTGAATGGATTAGATAAGCAGGTGAAAAATGGGCCTTCACTAACAGAAGCACTGGAAAATGCTGGAATTTTCTATGAAGCACaatacaaagaagtaaaagtgGTGGCCAAT gcaTACAAAACCTTTGCTAACCGAgttaacaatttaaagaaaaagttggaTCAATTGAAATCAACCCTTCCTGATCCTGAAGAATCACCAGTCCCTTCCCCAAGCATGGATGCTCCCTCCCCAACTGGTTCTGAGTCTCCTTTTCAGGGAATGGGAGGTGAGGAATCCCAGTCACCAACCATGGAGAGTGAGAAATCTGCCACACCTGAACCTGTCACAGATAATCGTGATGTGGAAGACATGGAACTCTCAGATGTAGATGATGATGGGTCAAAAATCATTG TGGAGGACAGGAAGGAAAAACCTGTAGAGAAGTCAGCTGTATCTACCACTTCTGTACCTACAAAGCCAACAGAAAGTATCTCCAAGGCCTCTCCGTGTACCCCAGCGCCTGTGACCATGACAACAACCCCACCGGTTCCAAAGCCTGCAAATACTTCTATTCTATCCCCTTCCCCAGCATTGGCTTTGCCAAACCTGGCTAATGTAGATCTGGCTAAGATCAGTTCCATCCTTAGCAGCCTGACATCAGTCATGAAAAATACTG GGGTCAGTCCTGCATCAAGACCTTCTCCAGGAACTCCTACAAGTCCCAGCAACCTCACCAGTGGCCTGAAAACACCTGCACCTACCACAACAGCATCTCACAACCCTCTGGCAAATATCCTCTCAAAGGTGGAGATCACCCCAGAGAGCATTCTGTCTGCTCTTTCCAAAACCCAGACACAGTCAGCTCCTGCACTGCAAG GCCTGTCATCTTTACTTCAGAGTGTTACTGGGAACCCAGTTCCAGCCAGCGAAGCTGCATCACAGAGCACTTCAGCCTCCCCTGCCAACACCACAGTCTCTACCATAAAGGGAAGAAATCTGCCCTCTAATACCCAGTCTTTTATTCCCAAAAGCTTCAACTATTCTCCTAATTCATCAACCTCTGAAGTCTCTTCAACTTCAGCCAGCAAAGCCTCAATTGGGCAAAGCCCAGGGCTCCCAAGCACTACTTTTAAACTACCGTCCAACTCTCTAGGGTTTACAGGTACCCACAATACCAGCCCTGCTGCCCCACCTACTGAAGTTGCCATGTGCCAATCTTCAGAGATCTCCAAGCCAAAGCTGGAGTCAGAGTCCACCTCCCCAAGCCTGGAAATGAAGATCCACAACTTTTTAAAAGGTAATCCTGGTTTCAGTGGCTTAAACTTAAACATCCCAATCCTGAGCAGTTTGGGGTCCAGTGCCCCATCAGAGAATCATCCCTCAGACTTCCAGCGTGGCCCTACTAGCACCTCAATCGACAACATTGATGGAACCCCTGTACGGGATGAACGGAGTGGGACGCCCACCCAGGATGAGATGATGGACAAGCCCACATCCAGCAGCGTAGATACTATGTCCCTGCTTTCTAAGATCATTAGCCCTGGTTCCTCAACACCCAGCAGTACGAGATCACCACCCCCTGGGAGAGATGAAACCTACCCCCGGGAGCTCTCCAATTCTGTATCTACATATCGACCCTTTGGCCTGGGCAGTGAATCTCCCTATAAGCAGCCTTCTGATGGAATGGAGAGACCATCTTCCCTGATGGACTCTTCACAGGAAAAGTTCTTTCCAGACACTTCTTTCCAAGAAGATGAAGATTACCGAGATTTTGAGTATTCAGGGCCTCCACCCTCTGCCATGATGAACCTAGAGAAGAAACCAGCCAAATCTATCCTGAAATCAAGCAAGCTTTCTGATACCACCGAATACCAGCCAATCCTGTCCAGTTATAGCCACAGAGCCCAAGAATTTGGGGTAAAGTCTGCTTTCCCTCCATCTGTAAGGGCCATCCTGGACTCTAGTGAGAACTGTGACCGTCTCTCTTCTTCCCCTGGGCTATTTGGTGCCTTCAACATAAGAGGGAATGAACCTGGGTCTGACCGGTCACCATCACCGAGTAAGAATGATTCATTTTTCGCCCCTGACTCCAACCACAATAGCTTGTCTCAATCCACCACTGGGCATCTCAGTTTGCCACAGAAGCAGTACCCAGACTCCCCTCACCCGGTCCCACATCGTTCCCTTTTCTCTCCGCAGAATACCCTTGCCGCTCCCACGGGTCACCCACCCACTTCAGGCGTGGAGAAAGTCCTGGCCTCCACCATATCCACCACGTCGACGATTGAATTTAAGAATATGCTTAAAAACGCCTCACGCAAGCCCTCAGATGATAAGCATTTTGGCCAGGCCCCCAGCAAGGGCACTTCAAGTGATGGTGTCAGTCTCTCAAACCTTACCCAGCCCAGCTTGACCGCCACTGATCAGCAGCAACAAGAAGAGCACTACCGCATAGAAACCCGTGTTTCCTCCTCCTGCTTAGACTTGCCTGATAGCACAGAAGAAAAGGGGGCCCCCATAGAAACCTTGGGTTATCACAATGCATCCAATAGGAGGATGTCAGGGGAGCCAATACAGACCGTAGAGTCCATCCGAGTTCCTGGGAAGGGAAATAGAGGACATGGGCGTGAGGCTTCAAGGGTGGGTTGGTTTGATCTGAGTACATCAGGCAGCTCTTTTGACAATGGCCCCTCAAGTGCCTCTGAGTTGGCATCCCTTGGGGGTGGGAGCAGCGGAGGCCTCACTGGCTTTAAAACAGCACCGTACAAGGAACGGGCACCCCAATTTCAGGAGAGTGTCGGCAGCTTTCGTTCCAACAGTTTCAACTCAACATTTGAGCATCATCTCCCCCCGTCCCCCTTGGAACATGGGACACCCTTCCAGAGAGAGCCAGTGGGGCCATCAtctgccccacctgcccctcctaaGGATCATGGTGGTATCTTCTCTCGAGATGCACCTACTCATCTACCCTCTGTGGATCTTTCGAACCCCTTCACAAAGGAGGCAGCCCTGGCCCAtgctgccccaccccctcctcctggaGAGCACAGCGGAGTTCctttccctaccccaccccctcctccaccccctgggGAGCATAGCAGCAGTGGTGGGAGTGGTGTCCCCTTTTCTACTCCACCCCCTCCACCACCTCCTGTTGACCATTCTGGAGTTGTACCCTTCCCAACCCCAGCACTGGCAGAGCATGGAGTGGCAGGGGCTGTGGCAGTATTTCCCAAGGACCATAGTTCCCTTCTTCAAGGGACCCTGGCTGAGCATTTCGGGGTGCTTCCAGGACCCAGGGACCATGGGGGCCCCACCCAACGGGACCTGAACGGCCCTGGCCTTAGCCGTGTACGAGAGAGCCTGAGCCTACCCTCCCATTCTCTGGAGCACCTGGGCCCAGCCCATGGAGgcggaggtgggggaggcagcaacagcagcagcggCCCCCCCTTGGGTCCCTCACACAGAGACACCATCAGCCGGAGTGGTATGATTTTACGGAGTCCCCGGCCAGACTTTCGGCCTAGGGAACCTTTTCTCGGCAGAGACCCGTTTCACAGTTTAAAGAGACCCAGGCCACCTTTTGTTAGGGGCCCTCCGTTCTTTGCACCAAAACGCCCATTCTTCCCTCCCAGGTACTGA